One stretch of Schlesneria sp. DSM 10557 DNA includes these proteins:
- a CDS encoding class I SAM-dependent methyltransferase — protein MVHELSAANGKAHHTDAECRICGQIGLNSILSLGHTPLANALLREDQLNQAESCWPLELAWCPDCSLAQITETVPPEILFREYAYFSSFSDTMVAHARTIADRIRTERKLGPQSLAVEIASNDGYLLQWYHKAGVPVLGIEPAQNIARVAQAERGVRTISEFFGRQIAEDLVRSGHRADVIHANNVLAHVADLNGVVAGFATLLKPDGVVVVEAPYLKDLIDHVEFDTIYHEHLCYFSLTALARLFQQHGLTIVNVERLAIHGGSLRIFAAHSASAQVQPSVTKLLQEEAAWVRNNDIYGQFGARVESLRQSLTGLLTDLKSQGKSIAVYGASAKGSTLLNYFGIGADVLDYVVDRSTIKQGLYTPGTRLKICDPARLVEDQPDYCLLLTWNFADEILKQQSAYRQQGGKFIIPIPEVRVA, from the coding sequence ATGGTACACGAATTATCTGCAGCCAACGGCAAAGCCCACCACACCGACGCGGAGTGTCGAATCTGTGGCCAGATCGGCCTGAACTCGATCCTCTCCCTCGGTCACACGCCGCTGGCCAACGCACTGCTGCGGGAAGACCAACTGAATCAGGCCGAGTCCTGCTGGCCACTCGAACTGGCCTGGTGCCCCGATTGCTCTCTCGCGCAAATCACCGAGACCGTTCCGCCGGAAATTCTGTTTCGGGAATATGCTTACTTCTCGTCGTTCTCCGACACCATGGTCGCGCACGCGCGGACCATTGCTGACCGGATTCGAACAGAGCGAAAGCTCGGTCCCCAGAGTCTGGCCGTCGAAATCGCCAGCAACGACGGGTATCTCCTGCAGTGGTATCACAAAGCGGGAGTCCCGGTCCTGGGCATTGAACCCGCACAGAACATCGCCAGGGTCGCCCAGGCCGAGCGTGGGGTCCGGACCATCAGCGAATTCTTCGGGCGCCAGATCGCCGAAGACCTTGTCCGATCCGGGCACAGGGCCGATGTCATTCATGCGAACAACGTGCTGGCTCACGTCGCCGATCTGAACGGTGTCGTCGCCGGGTTTGCCACCCTGCTGAAACCGGACGGCGTCGTTGTCGTTGAAGCTCCGTATCTGAAAGATCTGATCGACCACGTCGAATTCGACACGATCTATCATGAACATCTCTGTTACTTCTCGCTCACAGCGTTAGCGCGGCTGTTCCAGCAGCATGGCCTGACGATCGTGAATGTCGAACGTCTGGCCATTCACGGCGGGTCGTTGCGAATCTTCGCCGCTCACTCTGCCTCCGCGCAGGTACAGCCGTCCGTGACCAAACTGCTCCAGGAAGAAGCGGCCTGGGTCCGAAACAACGACATCTACGGTCAATTCGGGGCTCGCGTCGAGTCTCTGCGTCAGAGCCTGACGGGGCTGCTGACAGATCTGAAGTCGCAGGGGAAAAGCATCGCCGTATATGGGGCATCGGCAAAGGGAAGCACCCTGCTGAATTACTTTGGAATCGGCGCGGATGTCCTCGATTACGTGGTGGACAGAAGCACGATCAAACAGGGACTTTACACCCCCGGGACGCGACTGAAGATCTGTGACCCCGCGCGGCTTGTCGAAGATCAACCAGACTATTGCCTGCTGCTGACGTGGAACTTCGCAGACGAAATCCTGAAGCAGCAATCAGCCTATCGTCAGCAGGGGGGTAAGTTCATCATCCCGATTCCTGAGGTACGGGTCGCTTGA
- the rfbC gene encoding dTDP-4-dehydrorhamnose 3,5-epimerase has protein sequence MKFQETLIQGAYVIEPERLEDERGFFARTWCQQELEQQGLETGISQCNLSFNHRSGTLRGMHYQAAPHGETKIVRCTRGAIFDVIVDLRPDSPSYLRWFGIELTAENRLMLYIPPSIAHGFLTRADSTEVFYQMSVPFHPASARGVRWDDPALGIEWPQLPAVISERDRLYPDFDVPSVS, from the coding sequence ATGAAATTCCAGGAAACATTGATCCAGGGTGCCTACGTGATCGAGCCTGAACGGCTCGAGGACGAACGGGGATTCTTCGCCCGTACCTGGTGTCAGCAGGAACTGGAACAGCAGGGTCTGGAGACCGGCATCTCGCAGTGCAACCTGTCGTTTAACCATCGCAGCGGCACACTCAGAGGAATGCACTATCAGGCCGCCCCGCATGGTGAAACGAAGATCGTCCGCTGTACGAGGGGGGCCATCTTCGATGTGATCGTCGATCTGCGTCCCGATTCCCCCAGCTACCTCCGCTGGTTCGGCATCGAGTTGACCGCCGAGAATCGACTCATGCTATATATTCCGCCGTCCATCGCTCACGGATTTCTGACGCGCGCCGATTCCACAGAAGTCTTCTATCAGATGTCGGTTCCATTTCATCCGGCGAGCGCTCGTGGCGTTCGCTGGGATGATCCCGCGCTCGGGATCGAGTGGCCGCAATTGCCCGCCGTGATCTCCGAACGAGATCGTTTGTACCCCGATTTTGATGTGCCATCCGTTTCGTAG